One stretch of Streptomyces agglomeratus DNA includes these proteins:
- a CDS encoding tRNA (adenine-N1)-methyltransferase, translating to MSEPTGAARRRGPFQVGDQVQLTDPKGRHYTFTLEAGKNFHTHKGSFPHDELIGAPEGSVVRTTGNVAYLALRPLLPDYVLSMPRGAAVVYPKDAGQILAFADIFAGARVVEAGVGSGSLSSFLLRAIGDQGMLHSYERREDFAEIATQNVERYFGGPHPAWQLTVGDLQDNLSDTDVDRVILDMLAPWECLEVVRKALVPGGILCCYVATTTQLARTVESIREIGCFAEPTAWESMIRNWHVEGLAVRPDHRMIGHTGFLLTARRLADGVEPPLRRRRPAKGAYGEDYTGPGSESGSASRG from the coding sequence ATGTCCGAACCGACCGGTGCCGCCCGACGTCGCGGCCCCTTCCAGGTCGGGGACCAGGTCCAGCTCACCGACCCCAAGGGACGCCACTACACGTTCACGCTCGAGGCCGGGAAGAATTTCCACACCCACAAGGGTTCCTTCCCCCACGACGAGCTGATCGGTGCTCCCGAGGGCAGTGTTGTCCGTACCACGGGAAACGTCGCCTACCTCGCGCTGCGCCCCCTGCTCCCCGACTATGTCCTGTCCATGCCCCGCGGTGCCGCCGTGGTCTACCCCAAGGACGCGGGGCAGATCCTGGCCTTCGCCGACATCTTCGCCGGCGCCCGCGTCGTCGAGGCGGGGGTCGGCTCCGGCTCGCTGAGCAGCTTCCTGCTGCGCGCCATCGGTGACCAGGGCATGCTGCACTCCTACGAGCGCCGCGAGGACTTCGCCGAGATCGCCACGCAGAACGTGGAGCGCTACTTCGGCGGTCCGCACCCCGCCTGGCAGCTCACCGTCGGCGACCTCCAGGACAACCTGTCCGACACCGACGTCGACCGCGTGATCCTGGACATGCTCGCTCCGTGGGAGTGCCTGGAGGTCGTGCGCAAGGCGCTCGTGCCCGGCGGCATCCTCTGCTGCTACGTGGCCACCACCACGCAGCTCGCGCGCACCGTCGAGTCCATCCGCGAGATCGGCTGCTTCGCGGAGCCGACCGCCTGGGAGTCGATGATCCGCAACTGGCACGTCGAGGGCCTGGCCGTCCGCCCCGACCATCGGATGATCGGCCACACCGGCTTCCTCCTCACCGCCCGCCGCCTCGCGGACGGCGTGGAGCCCCCGCTGCGCCGCCGCCGCCCCGCCAAGGGCGCGTACGGCGAGGACTACACGGGACCCGGAAGCGAGAGCGGGTCGGCCTCCCGCGGCTGA
- a CDS encoding ferredoxin, translating to MQQKAPTDDGAQTGDPLEVWIDQDLCTGDGICVQYAPEVFELDIDGLAYVKSPADELLQSPGATTPVPLTLLNDVVDSAKECPGDCIHVRRVSDRVEVYGPDAE from the coding sequence GTGCAGCAGAAGGCTCCCACCGACGACGGCGCACAGACCGGCGACCCTCTCGAGGTGTGGATCGACCAGGACCTCTGCACCGGGGACGGCATCTGTGTCCAGTACGCCCCGGAGGTCTTCGAGCTCGACATCGACGGCCTGGCCTACGTGAAGAGCCCCGCCGACGAGCTGCTCCAGAGTCCCGGCGCCACAACGCCCGTCCCCCTGACCCTTCTCAACGACGTCGTCGACTCCGCCAAGGAGTGCCCGGGCGACTGCATCCACGTACGGCGGGTTTCGGACCGGGTGGAAGTCTACGGACCCGACGCGGAGTGA
- the arc gene encoding proteasome ATPase: MAAHDDDINRGIRPGRGSEDPAGQVAYLEQEIAVLRRKLADSPRHTRILEERIVELQTNLAGVSAQNERLANTLREARDQIVALKEEVDRLAQPPAGFGVFLVANEDGTADIFTGGRKLRVNVSPSVELEELRRGQEVMLNEALNVVEAMEFERAGEIVTLKEILEDGERALVLGHTDEERVVRLAEPLMDVTIRPGDALLLEPRSGYVYEVIPKSEVEELVLEEVPDVDYDKIGGLGNQIELIRDAVELPYLYPDLFKEHELRPPKGILLYGPPGCGKTLIAKAVANSLAKKVAEVTGQPAGKSYFLNIKGPELLNKYVGETERHIRLVFQRAREKASEGTPVIVFFDEMESLFRTRGSGVSSDVENTIVPQLLAEIDGVEGLENVIVIGASNREDMIDPAILRPGRLDVKIKIERPDAEAAKDIFAKYLRSTLPLHADDLAEHTGSREAAVHGMIQSVVEQMYAESEENRFLEVTYANGDKEVLYFKDFNSGAMIQNIVDRAKKMAIKAFLDQNQKGLRVSHLLQACVDEFKENEDLPNTTNPDDWARISGKKGERIVFIRTLVTGKQGADTGRSIDTVANTGQYL; encoded by the coding sequence GTGGCAGCCCACGACGACGACATCAACCGCGGCATCCGGCCGGGGCGAGGGTCTGAGGACCCCGCCGGCCAGGTTGCCTATCTCGAGCAGGAAATCGCCGTCCTGCGCCGCAAGCTCGCCGACTCTCCGCGTCATACGAGGATTCTCGAAGAGCGGATCGTCGAGCTGCAGACCAACTTGGCCGGCGTGTCCGCGCAGAACGAGCGGCTCGCCAATACGCTCCGCGAGGCCCGCGACCAGATCGTGGCCCTCAAGGAAGAAGTCGACCGGCTTGCGCAGCCGCCGGCCGGCTTCGGTGTCTTCCTCGTGGCGAACGAGGACGGCACGGCCGACATCTTCACCGGCGGCCGCAAGCTGCGGGTGAACGTCAGCCCCAGCGTGGAGCTCGAAGAGCTCCGGCGTGGCCAGGAGGTCATGCTCAACGAGGCCCTCAACGTGGTCGAGGCCATGGAGTTCGAGCGGGCCGGGGAAATCGTCACCCTCAAGGAGATCCTTGAGGACGGCGAGCGCGCCCTGGTGCTGGGGCACACCGACGAGGAACGGGTGGTGCGGCTCGCCGAGCCGCTGATGGACGTCACCATCCGCCCCGGCGATGCCCTGCTGCTGGAGCCCAGGTCCGGCTACGTCTACGAAGTCATCCCCAAGAGCGAGGTCGAGGAGCTCGTCCTCGAAGAGGTCCCGGACGTCGACTACGACAAGATCGGCGGTCTGGGCAACCAGATCGAGCTGATCCGCGACGCGGTCGAGCTGCCGTACCTCTACCCCGACCTCTTCAAGGAGCACGAACTGCGACCGCCGAAGGGCATCCTGCTCTACGGTCCGCCCGGCTGCGGCAAGACGCTGATCGCGAAAGCCGTCGCCAACTCCCTTGCCAAGAAGGTCGCCGAGGTGACCGGCCAGCCCGCGGGGAAGAGCTACTTCCTCAACATCAAGGGCCCTGAGCTCCTCAACAAGTACGTCGGTGAGACCGAGCGGCACATCCGCCTGGTCTTCCAGCGTGCGCGGGAGAAGGCGAGCGAGGGTACCCCCGTCATCGTCTTCTTCGACGAGATGGAGTCGCTCTTCCGCACCCGTGGCTCGGGTGTCAGCTCGGACGTGGAGAACACCATCGTTCCGCAGCTGCTCGCCGAGATCGACGGTGTGGAGGGCCTGGAGAACGTCATCGTCATCGGCGCCTCCAACCGCGAGGACATGATCGACCCCGCGATCCTGCGGCCCGGCCGGCTCGACGTCAAGATCAAGATCGAGCGTCCGGACGCGGAGGCGGCGAAGGACATCTTCGCGAAGTACCTCCGCTCCACCCTGCCGCTGCACGCGGACGACCTGGCCGAGCACACCGGCTCCAGGGAGGCCGCGGTCCACGGCATGATCCAGTCGGTCGTCGAGCAGATGTACGCCGAGTCCGAGGAAAATCGCTTCCTCGAGGTCACGTACGCGAACGGCGACAAGGAAGTCCTGTACTTCAAGGACTTCAATTCCGGCGCGATGATCCAGAACATCGTCGACCGGGCCAAGAAGATGGCCATCAAGGCATTCCTCGACCAGAACCAGAAGGGCCTCCGGGTCTCCCACCTCCTCCAGGCTTGCGTGGACGAGTTCAAGGAGAACGAGGACCTGCCGAACACCACCAACCCGGACGACTGGGCCCGAATCTCCGGAAAGAAGGGCGAGCGGATTGTATTCATCCGCACGCTCGTCACCGGAAAACAGGGTGCGGACACCGGGCGCTCCATCGACACGGTGGCAAACACCGGTCAGTACCTGTAG
- the dop gene encoding depupylase/deamidase Dop, whose protein sequence is MTVRRVMGIETEYGISVPGHPNANAMLTSSQIVNAYAAAMHRARRARWDFEEENPLRDARGFDLAREAADNSQLTDEDIGLANVILTNGARLYVDHAHPEYSSPEVTNPLDAVLWDKAGERIMAEAAERAAQLPGAQPIHLYKNNTDNKGASYGTHENYLMKRETPFSDIVRHLTPFFVSRQVVTGAGRVGVGQDGHEHGFQISQRADYFEVEVGLETTLKRPIINTRDEPHSDAEKYRRLHVIIGDANLSEISTYLKLGTTSLVLSMIEDGFINVDLAIDQPVRTLHQVSHDPTLQRLITLRSGRTLTAVQLQMEYFELARKYVEERFGVDADDQTKDVLSRWEDVLNRLENDPMSLSGELDWIAKREILEGYRRRDSVDWDAPRLHLVDLQYADVRPEKGLYNRLAARGKMKRLLDEEAVLRAGTKPPEDTRAYFRGRCLEQYADDVAAASWDSVIFDLPGRDSLQRVPTLEPLRGTRNHVKELLDRCRTAEDLVRVLSGG, encoded by the coding sequence ATGACCGTACGGCGAGTAATGGGCATCGAGACGGAGTACGGGATCTCCGTCCCCGGCCACCCCAACGCCAATGCCATGCTCACCTCGTCCCAGATCGTCAACGCCTACGCGGCGGCGATGCACCGGGCGCGGCGCGCCCGCTGGGACTTCGAGGAGGAGAATCCGCTGCGGGACGCGCGAGGCTTCGACCTCGCCCGGGAGGCCGCCGACAACAGTCAGCTCACGGACGAGGACATCGGCCTGGCCAATGTCATCCTGACGAACGGCGCGCGGCTGTACGTGGACCACGCGCACCCCGAGTACAGCTCACCGGAGGTCACCAATCCGCTGGACGCCGTCCTCTGGGACAAGGCCGGCGAGCGGATCATGGCGGAGGCCGCCGAGCGGGCCGCCCAGCTCCCCGGCGCCCAGCCGATCCACCTCTACAAGAACAACACCGACAACAAGGGCGCCTCCTACGGCACGCACGAGAACTACCTGATGAAGCGGGAGACCCCCTTCTCGGACATCGTGCGCCACCTGACGCCGTTCTTCGTGTCACGGCAGGTCGTCACGGGCGCCGGCCGGGTGGGCGTCGGCCAGGACGGCCACGAGCACGGCTTCCAGATCAGCCAGCGCGCCGACTATTTCGAGGTCGAGGTCGGCCTGGAGACCACGCTCAAGCGCCCCATCATCAACACCCGCGACGAGCCGCACTCCGACGCCGAGAAGTACCGCAGGCTGCACGTGATCATCGGCGACGCGAACCTCTCCGAGATCTCGACGTACCTGAAGCTGGGCACGACGTCCCTGGTGCTGTCCATGATCGAGGACGGCTTCATCAACGTCGACCTGGCGATCGACCAGCCGGTGCGCACCCTGCACCAGGTCTCGCACGACCCGACGCTGCAACGGCTGATCACGCTGCGCAGCGGCCGGACACTCACCGCCGTCCAGCTTCAGATGGAGTATTTCGAACTGGCGCGCAAGTACGTCGAGGAGCGGTTCGGCGTCGACGCGGACGACCAGACCAAGGACGTCCTGTCCCGCTGGGAGGACGTCCTGAACAGGCTGGAGAACGACCCGATGAGCCTGTCGGGCGAGCTCGACTGGATCGCCAAGCGGGAAATCCTCGAGGGCTACCGCAGGCGCGACAGCGTGGACTGGGACGCGCCGAGGCTGCATCTGGTGGACCTCCAGTACGCCGACGTGCGGCCCGAGAAGGGGCTGTACAACCGCCTGGCGGCCCGCGGGAAGATGAAGCGGCTACTGGACGAGGAAGCGGTCCTGCGGGCCGGTACGAAGCCTCCTGAGGACACCAGGGCCTATTTCCGCGGCCGCTGCCTGGAGCAGTACGCGGACGATGTCGCCGCGGCCTCCTGGGACTCGGTGATCTTCGACCTGCCGGGCCGGGACTCGCTCCAGCGCGTGCCCACGCTGGAACCGTTGCGCGGTACACGTAATCACGTCAAGGAGCTTCTCGACCGGTGCAGGACGGCGGAAGACCTGGTCCGGGTGCTCTCGGGCGGCTGA
- a CDS encoding ubiquitin-like protein Pup translates to MATKDTDGGQQKATRSTGEAEETAQDAQASEDLKERQEKLSDDVDSVLDEIDDVLEENAEDFVRSFVQKGGE, encoded by the coding sequence ATGGCGACCAAGGACACCGACGGCGGACAGCAGAAGGCGACGCGTTCCACCGGGGAGGCCGAGGAGACCGCGCAGGACGCGCAGGCTTCGGAGGACCTCAAGGAGCGCCAGGAGAAGCTCTCGGACGACGTCGACTCCGTCCTCGACGAGATCGACGACGTGCTCGAGGAGAACGCCGAGGACTTCGTGCGCTCCTTCGTCCAAAAGGGCGGGGAGTAA
- the prcB gene encoding proteasome subunit beta — protein MEANPRSTGRLPAAFLTPGSSSFMDFLGDHAPEMLPGRRVLPPVKGVIEAPHGTTIVAASFPGGVVLAGDRRATMGNMIAQRDIEKVFPADEYSAVGIAGTAGLAVEMVRLFQLELEHFEKVEGAQLSLEGKANRLSTMIRSNLGMAMQGLAVVPLFAGWDVDREKGRIFSYDVTGGRSEEQGYAATGSGSIFARGSMKKLYREDLTEQQTTTLVVQALYDAADDDSATGGPDVARRIYPIVTVITEEGFRRLTEAESSELARSILERRLEQPDGPRAALL, from the coding sequence GTGGAAGCCAACCCTCGTAGCACCGGGCGTCTGCCGGCAGCCTTCCTGACGCCGGGCTCGTCGTCATTCATGGACTTCCTGGGTGACCACGCGCCCGAGATGCTGCCGGGAAGGCGCGTCCTGCCGCCCGTCAAGGGCGTCATAGAGGCACCGCACGGCACGACGATCGTCGCCGCCTCGTTCCCCGGCGGCGTGGTGCTCGCCGGTGACCGGCGGGCCACCATGGGCAACATGATCGCCCAGCGCGACATCGAGAAGGTCTTCCCCGCCGACGAGTACTCGGCGGTGGGCATCGCCGGCACCGCCGGTCTCGCGGTGGAGATGGTGAGGCTCTTCCAGCTGGAGCTCGAACACTTCGAGAAGGTGGAAGGCGCCCAGCTCTCCCTGGAGGGCAAGGCGAACAGGCTCTCCACGATGATCCGCAGCAACCTGGGCATGGCCATGCAGGGCCTGGCCGTCGTGCCCCTCTTCGCGGGCTGGGACGTCGACCGTGAGAAGGGCCGCATCTTCTCGTACGACGTGACGGGCGGCCGCTCCGAGGAGCAGGGATACGCGGCGACCGGATCCGGTTCCATCTTCGCCCGCGGCTCGATGAAGAAGCTCTACCGCGAGGACCTGACGGAACAGCAGACGACCACGCTGGTGGTCCAGGCGCTGTACGACGCGGCCGACGACGACTCGGCGACCGGCGGCCCGGACGTGGCCCGCCGTATCTACCCGATCGTCACCGTGATCACCGAAGAGGGGTTCCGGAGGCTCACCGAGGCGGAGTCCTCCGAGCTGGCGCGCTCGATCCTCGAGCGGCGGCTGGAGCAGCCCGACGGTCCCCGGGCCGCGCTCCTCTGA
- the prcA gene encoding proteasome subunit alpha, giving the protein MSTPFYVSPQQAMADRAEYARKGIARGRSLVVLQYADGIVFVGENPSRALHKFSEIYDRIGFAAAGKYNEYENLRIGGVRYADLRGYTYDREDVTARGLANVYAQTLGTIFSSNAEKPYEVELVVAEVGARPEGDQIYRLPHDGSIVDEHGSVAVGGNAEQISSFLDQRHRDGMTLAEALKLAVQALSRDTNGSEREIPAERLEVAVLDRTRPQERKFKRIVGRQLARLLEADGDAATPTDTPSDTEE; this is encoded by the coding sequence GTGTCGACGCCGTTCTATGTCTCACCCCAGCAGGCCATGGCCGACCGGGCGGAATACGCCCGCAAGGGCATCGCCCGCGGTCGCAGCCTTGTCGTGCTGCAATACGCCGACGGCATCGTATTCGTCGGCGAGAACCCGTCCCGCGCGCTGCACAAGTTCAGCGAGATCTACGACCGGATCGGCTTCGCCGCGGCCGGCAAGTACAACGAGTACGAGAACCTGCGGATCGGCGGCGTCCGGTACGCCGATCTGCGCGGATACACCTACGACCGCGAAGACGTGACGGCCCGTGGGCTCGCCAACGTCTACGCGCAGACGCTGGGCACGATCTTCTCCAGCAACGCGGAGAAGCCCTACGAGGTGGAGCTGGTCGTCGCCGAGGTCGGGGCCCGCCCCGAGGGCGACCAGATCTACCGGCTGCCCCACGACGGTTCGATCGTGGACGAGCACGGCTCGGTCGCGGTCGGCGGCAACGCGGAGCAGATCAGCAGCTTCCTCGACCAGCGCCACCGGGACGGGATGACGCTGGCGGAGGCGCTCAAGCTGGCCGTACAGGCACTGTCCCGGGACACCAACGGCAGCGAGCGGGAGATCCCCGCCGAGCGGCTCGAGGTGGCGGTCCTGGACCGTACGCGCCCGCAGGAGCGGAAGTTCAAGCGCATCGTCGGCCGTCAGCTCGCCCGCCTGCTGGAGGCGGACGGCGACGCGGCCACACCCACCGACACCCCGTCGGACACCGAGGAGTAG
- a CDS encoding LacI family DNA-binding transcriptional regulator has translation MSQSAWSTSRPEAVAAEARVTSPDDTPDETYDAVGAETPPTPPTSRDVARAAGVSQATVSLVLGDKWRGRVSERTADLVRGAARELGYRPNLAARNLRLGRTRTVLLVVPALTNEFFARVYAGAARTAAEHDFGVVLYPSPEGTGPARDPFASAQAALDGVIASSMATGALGAIRGAGLPLVMLDSDPADTGAAAHVNLDIADGMRQVTEHLLGLGHRRFVHLASAVASWTFDVRARALRDELRRRAPDAVVRSVPAPLDVHGARKAAEGALTGPGPRPTALVCDDDIVAAGACKAVRRLGLRVPEDVSVTGFDDLALATAVEPELTTVRLPAEQVGERGMAALLAVLDGRRPEGGDIPVELMARGSTARA, from the coding sequence ATGAGCCAGTCCGCGTGGTCCACCTCGCGGCCCGAAGCCGTTGCTGCGGAGGCACGAGTGACCAGCCCGGACGACACCCCGGACGAGACGTACGACGCCGTCGGCGCCGAAACGCCTCCCACGCCGCCGACCAGCAGGGACGTCGCCCGCGCCGCCGGGGTCTCGCAGGCGACCGTCTCGCTCGTACTGGGCGACAAGTGGCGCGGGCGTGTGTCGGAACGCACCGCCGATCTGGTGCGCGGGGCCGCCCGGGAGCTCGGGTACCGCCCCAACCTCGCCGCCCGCAACCTGCGGCTCGGCCGGACCAGGACCGTGCTGCTCGTCGTGCCCGCGCTGACCAACGAGTTCTTCGCCCGGGTGTACGCGGGCGCCGCCCGCACAGCCGCCGAGCACGATTTCGGCGTCGTCCTCTACCCCTCTCCCGAGGGCACGGGTCCGGCCCGGGACCCCTTCGCCTCGGCGCAGGCGGCGCTGGACGGCGTCATCGCGTCCTCCATGGCCACCGGCGCCCTCGGCGCCATCCGGGGCGCGGGGCTGCCGCTGGTCATGCTCGACAGCGACCCGGCGGACACGGGCGCCGCCGCCCACGTGAACCTCGACATCGCCGACGGCATGCGCCAGGTGACGGAGCATCTGCTGGGCCTGGGACACCGGCGGTTCGTCCATCTCGCGTCGGCCGTGGCGTCCTGGACGTTCGACGTACGCGCCCGCGCCCTCCGCGACGAGCTGCGCCGCCGGGCCCCGGACGCCGTCGTACGCTCCGTGCCCGCGCCCCTGGACGTACACGGAGCCAGGAAGGCCGCGGAAGGGGCCCTGACCGGCCCGGGGCCGCGGCCGACGGCGCTGGTCTGTGACGACGACATCGTCGCGGCGGGCGCCTGCAAGGCGGTACGCCGACTGGGACTGCGGGTGCCCGAGGACGTCTCGGTCACCGGCTTCGACGACCTCGCCCTGGCGACGGCCGTGGAGCCGGAACTGACGACCGTGCGGCTGCCCGCCGAGCAGGTCGGAGAGCGGGGCATGGCCGCGCTGCTGGCCGTCCTGGACGGCCGGCGGCCCGAGGGCGGCGACATCCCCGTGGAGCTGATGGCGCGCGGCTCCACCGCACGCGCCTGA
- a CDS encoding MFS transporter: MAAGYAELLRTRYAARLLAGTLVGRLPNATAPIAIVLLTRAEGGSYSLAGGLAAVYGLGNAVGQPLLGRAVDLFGQPRVQLPAAVLSALGMVLLTFAGIDPLPLAYAAVALAGVFTPPLEGGLRALWPGVLGREDRVHRAYAMDAVAQEIMFTVGPLLVTLLVALWSPAAALLVINAIGVLGALSVVLSEPSRTWRSAPREAHWLGALRSPGLLALLGSFFFVGLALGSITVAGVAYADDHGREAVYGWLMAALGLGALAGGLVYGARQWAGAPERRLRFIVALLAAGYLPLMLTPGIPAMVALAAVSGVFLAPALACAFIVVDRHAPRGTVTEAFSWLVTTFGVGAAVGTGAAGPAVEYGGTAASFAVAAGGGVAALLVLLATRRVLAIPVATPLPTDSVVMPCENDRIGAAEPGFRTGHQA, from the coding sequence ATGGCCGCGGGATACGCGGAACTGCTGAGGACGCGGTACGCCGCGCGCCTCCTGGCGGGAACCCTGGTGGGACGGCTGCCGAACGCCACCGCCCCCATCGCGATCGTGCTCCTCACCCGCGCCGAGGGCGGCAGCTACTCGCTCGCCGGCGGCCTCGCCGCGGTGTACGGACTCGGAAACGCGGTGGGGCAGCCGCTGCTCGGCCGCGCCGTGGACCTGTTCGGGCAGCCGCGCGTGCAGCTGCCCGCCGCCGTCCTGTCCGCCCTCGGCATGGTCCTGCTCACCTTCGCCGGCATCGACCCGCTGCCCCTCGCGTACGCCGCCGTGGCCCTCGCCGGCGTCTTCACCCCGCCCCTCGAAGGCGGCCTGCGGGCCCTGTGGCCCGGCGTGCTCGGCCGCGAGGACCGGGTGCACCGGGCGTACGCCATGGACGCGGTGGCGCAGGAGATCATGTTCACGGTCGGCCCCCTGCTCGTCACGCTGCTCGTGGCGCTCTGGTCGCCGGCCGCCGCGCTGCTCGTCATCAACGCCATAGGCGTGCTGGGCGCGCTCTCCGTCGTACTCTCCGAGCCTTCGCGCACCTGGCGTTCGGCGCCCCGCGAGGCGCACTGGCTGGGCGCCCTGCGCTCCCCGGGCCTGCTGGCTCTCCTCGGGTCGTTCTTCTTCGTCGGCCTCGCCCTGGGCTCGATCACCGTCGCGGGTGTCGCCTACGCCGACGACCACGGCCGGGAAGCGGTGTACGGCTGGCTGATGGCGGCGCTCGGCCTCGGCGCCCTCGCCGGCGGCCTGGTGTACGGCGCCCGGCAGTGGGCCGGCGCCCCCGAGCGGCGGCTGCGGTTCATCGTGGCGCTGCTCGCGGCCGGTTACCTGCCACTGATGCTCACCCCCGGAATCCCCGCGATGGTCGCGCTCGCCGCCGTGTCCGGAGTCTTCCTCGCCCCCGCGCTCGCCTGCGCGTTCATCGTCGTCGACCGGCACGCCCCGCGCGGCACCGTCACCGAGGCGTTCTCCTGGCTGGTCACCACCTTCGGCGTAGGCGCAGCGGTGGGAACCGGGGCGGCGGGACCGGCCGTCGAGTACGGCGGCACGGCCGCGAGTTTCGCCGTCGCGGCGGGCGGCGGAGTGGCCGCGCTGCTTGTCCTGCTGGCCACCCGCCGGGTTCTGGCGATTCCCGTCGCCACGCCTCTTCCCACGGACTCTGTCGTAATGCCTTGCGAAAATGATCGAATCGGTGCGGCCGAACCCGGTTTCAGGACAGGCCATCAGGCGTAA
- the pafA gene encoding Pup--protein ligase: MDRRIFGLENEYGVTCTFRGQRRLSPDEVARYLFRRVVSWGRSSNVFLRNGARLYLDVGSHPEYATPECDNVTELVTHDKAGERILEGLLVDAERRLHEEGIAGDVYLFKNNTDSAGNSYGCHENYLVARHGEFSRLADILIPFLVTRQLICGAGKVLQTPRGAVFCVSQRAEHIWEGVSSATTRSRPIINTRDEPHADAERYRRLHVIVGDSNMSETTMLLKVGATDLVLRMIEAGTVMRDLTLENPIRAIREVSHDTTGQRKVRLASGREASAIEVQREYYEKAVDFVDRRGIRTGTVEQVLELWGRALDAIEAEDLDRIGTEIDWVMKYKLIERYRAKHNMTMSHPRVAQIDLAYHDIHRRRGLYYLLEKKGQAARICNDLKIFEGKSVPPQTTRARLRGDFIRRAQEQRRDFTVDWVHLKLNDQAQRTVLCKDPFRSVDDRVEKLIAGM, encoded by the coding sequence ATGGACCGCCGCATTTTCGGGCTGGAGAACGAGTACGGCGTCACGTGCACGTTCAGGGGACAGCGCCGTCTGTCACCTGACGAAGTGGCGCGCTACCTCTTCCGCCGTGTTGTGTCATGGGGCCGCAGCAGCAATGTCTTCCTGCGGAACGGCGCCCGCCTCTACCTCGACGTGGGATCGCATCCGGAATACGCAACTCCCGAATGCGACAATGTGACCGAGCTGGTCACCCACGACAAGGCGGGCGAGCGCATTCTCGAAGGCCTGCTCGTCGACGCCGAACGCCGCCTGCACGAGGAGGGAATCGCGGGCGACGTCTATCTCTTCAAGAACAACACCGACTCTGCGGGAAACTCCTACGGCTGCCACGAGAATTACCTGGTGGCCCGCCACGGAGAGTTCTCCAGGCTCGCGGACATCCTCATCCCGTTCCTCGTCACCCGACAGCTCATCTGCGGGGCCGGCAAGGTGCTCCAGACCCCGCGTGGCGCGGTCTTCTGCGTCAGCCAGCGCGCCGAGCACATCTGGGAGGGCGTCAGCTCCGCCACGACCCGCTCCCGGCCGATCATCAACACCCGCGACGAACCGCACGCGGACGCCGAGCGCTACCGCAGGCTCCACGTCATCGTCGGCGACTCGAACATGTCCGAGACGACCATGCTGCTCAAGGTCGGCGCCACCGACCTCGTCCTGCGCATGATCGAGGCGGGCACCGTGATGCGCGACCTCACCCTGGAGAACCCCATCAGGGCCATCCGTGAGGTCAGCCACGACACCACGGGGCAGCGCAAGGTGCGCCTGGCCAGCGGCCGCGAGGCGTCCGCCATAGAGGTACAGCGCGAGTACTACGAGAAGGCCGTGGACTTCGTGGACCGCCGCGGCATCCGTACGGGCACGGTCGAGCAGGTCCTCGAACTGTGGGGCCGCGCGCTGGACGCGATCGAGGCGGAGGACCTCGACCGGATCGGCACCGAAATCGACTGGGTCATGAAGTACAAACTCATCGAGCGCTACCGCGCCAAGCACAACATGACCATGTCGCACCCCCGGGTCGCCCAGATAGACCTCGCCTACCACGACATCCACCGTCGGCGCGGGCTCTATTACCTGCTGGAGAAGAAGGGACAAGCCGCGCGCATCTGCAACGACTTGAAGATCTTCGAAGGCAAGTCGGTGCCGCCGCAGACGACCCGCGCCCGGCTGCGCGGTGACTTCATCCGCCGGGCCCAGGAACAGCGGCGGGACTTCACCGTCGACTGGGTGCACCTCAAGCTCAACGACCAGGCGCAGCGCACCGTGCTGTGCAAAGACCCCTTCCGGTCGGTCGACGACCGGGTGGAAAAGCTCATCGCCGGTATGTGA